The Chamaesiphon minutus PCC 6605 DNA window TATTTAATTGTGGCTTGCAAGGTTTAGCAAAAATGCGTCAGACCAGAGATCCGCAAGCTTTTTGGTTAATTGCCGCGATCGCCGCTATGGTAGCCACGGTCGGTCAAGGTACTACCGATACCGAGTGGTATCGCCCGCAGATTCAAACCCTCTGGTGGTTGGTAGTAGGCATCATTGCGAGTTTTTATCCCGCCACCGAGACTAGCAACTGGCAAGAAAAAGTTCTGGTTGAATCTAGCGACTCATAATTGTTGGTATAGTCTCTGTTGTAAGAGAATCGATCGCAATTTGATGATGCCTAATCTCCTCAGTCTCATTCCTGGCGCGACATGGAAACACCCCAATCCGAAATTGCAACTAGCGTGGAATTCCGCACGGATCGGGTTTGTTATCTTTCCGCTCGTTCCGCTCATTGGGGCGATATTTATCTTTAGGGGATTAGTCCACACTTGGCGGCACTGCGGCGACGAAATTAGGCGACGGCGATCGAATTGGGGCTTGGCAATCTTGTCCCCATGGTTGATTCTGGTATCTTTATTTGGCTTTCAACCGGGCGATGCAGCATTGGGTTTGGTCAATTTTTTGCCATTTTTTGCCTTTTTTGCGGCTTATCGGATGCTAATTCAGTCGCCAGATCAGTTACGGCAACTGGCGTGGATCGTCACGATTCCAGCATTACCAATTATGTTGTTGGGTTTGAGCCAAATGTTCGGCTGGGGGACGACGATTCCCCTTTTCGATACGGGTGGCTATCTGTGGCAGATGCACCCACACGGACATCCCTTGGGGCGCATGTCGGCGGTGTTCGCACATGCCAATCCGTTGGCAGCTTACTTGCAAATGGTATTTATTTTCAGCTTGGGGTTAATTGCCGATCGATACCAACAGGCTAAGGCGACACCAACACTCAAGTTTTGGAAAGCTCCAGCGGTATGGTGGTTGGGAGTAATTTTGGGACTGTGTAGCATCTGCTTGATTCTGACTAGCTCTCGCGGTGCGTGGGGAGTGGCCATTGCCAGCAGCCTAGTATTTACGATTTATCAAGGCTGGTACTGGATTTTAGGCATAGTGACCGCGATCGGTACGGTCATTTTGAGTGCGGCTTACGCGCCAGCACCGCTCAAAGAACCGCTCAGATCGATCGTGCCACGTTATTTTTGGGCGAGAATTACCGATGAAATGTACCCAGATCGACCCGAAGCAATGACGCGCGTCGCCCAGTGGAAATTTGCCTGGAATCTGACCCAAGCGCGTCCGATAACTGGGTGGGGATTGCAAAGTTTTGGCCCGTTATATCAACAAGTCAGTCAGATCTGGTTGGGCTACCCGCATAATTTATTATTGATGCTGTCATCGAATTTGGGCATTCCCGCCACGATCGCGCTATTTGGCTTAGTCGGTTGGATTTTAAGCCAGGGGACGCTCCTATTTCTCAATTTTCCACTCCAGTGGCGATCGGAACGGACGATCTTTTTTACCTACCTCATTGCCTTTGCGGGGTTTATCGTCTTTAACATCACAGACGTGACTGCTTTGGAGTTACGCTTGAATACTCACGCTTGGCTGATTTTAGCCTGTATTTGTGGCATCGTCGATCGGGCGAAGTCTAATGGCTAGCCTAAATTGCTACCTATAACTCAGCGGTTTCAATCGTTGGCATTCTAGTAGGTAGCAACTTGGGTTAGGGCTATCTAAGCTTTTATGTTGCTAGACTAAAGGATAAAGGGAAAATCCGACTGGAGCCAGCCCTGCCTTGTTGAAGTTCGCAACTGCCGATCGAGCGTGAGTATTTTCATGAATAGTAAACAGCAAACTTACTATGCTTTATTAGGCGTACATCCTAGTGCATCCCCGATCGAAATTCGCCGTGCTTATCGAGAGTTGAGTAAAAAATATCATCCAGACACGACGGTGTTGAATACGGCGACGGCGACGGTAAAATT harbors:
- a CDS encoding O-antigen ligase family protein encodes the protein MMPNLLSLIPGATWKHPNPKLQLAWNSARIGFVIFPLVPLIGAIFIFRGLVHTWRHCGDEIRRRRSNWGLAILSPWLILVSLFGFQPGDAALGLVNFLPFFAFFAAYRMLIQSPDQLRQLAWIVTIPALPIMLLGLSQMFGWGTTIPLFDTGGYLWQMHPHGHPLGRMSAVFAHANPLAAYLQMVFIFSLGLIADRYQQAKATPTLKFWKAPAVWWLGVILGLCSICLILTSSRGAWGVAIASSLVFTIYQGWYWILGIVTAIGTVILSAAYAPAPLKEPLRSIVPRYFWARITDEMYPDRPEAMTRVAQWKFAWNLTQARPITGWGLQSFGPLYQQVSQIWLGYPHNLLLMLSSNLGIPATIALFGLVGWILSQGTLLFLNFPLQWRSERTIFFTYLIAFAGFIVFNITDVTALELRLNTHAWLILACICGIVDRAKSNG